Proteins from a genomic interval of Halomonas alkaliantarctica:
- the serA gene encoding phosphoglycerate dehydrogenase encodes MAKTSLDKSKIKILLLEGVHQSAVDNFHNAGYENIEHLPTSLDEEALIEKIRDVHFIGIRSRTQLTERVFEAAEKLVGVGCFCIGTNQVDLTAALTRGIAVFNAPYSNTRSVAELVLAEAIMLLRGIPEKNARAHQGGWLKSAKNSHEARGKTLGIVGYGSIGAQLSVLAESLGFNVIYYDVITKLGMGNASQVANLEELLGRSDVISLHVPDLASTRWMIGAKEIAAMKPGAIFINASRGSVVEIEPLAEALKAGNLNGAAIDVFPVEPKGNEEEFESPLRGLENVILTPHIGGSTLEAQENIGIEVSEKLITYSDNGTTVTSVNFPEVALPAHPDKHRLLHIHENVPGVLSQINRVLSENDINISGQYLQTNEKVGYVVIDVDKAYGPQALEALREVDHTLKIRALYSSHNS; translated from the coding sequence ATGGCCAAAACGTCCCTGGACAAGAGCAAGATCAAGATCCTGCTACTCGAGGGCGTCCACCAAAGTGCGGTGGACAATTTTCACAACGCCGGTTATGAAAATATCGAGCATCTGCCCACATCGCTTGATGAAGAAGCGCTGATCGAAAAGATTCGTGATGTTCACTTCATCGGTATTCGTTCCCGCACTCAACTGACTGAGCGCGTGTTCGAAGCAGCGGAGAAGCTGGTTGGCGTTGGCTGTTTCTGTATCGGCACCAATCAGGTCGATTTAACCGCTGCCCTTACCCGCGGTATCGCGGTATTTAACGCGCCGTACTCCAATACCCGTTCGGTGGCCGAGCTGGTGCTGGCAGAAGCGATTATGCTACTGCGCGGTATCCCCGAGAAAAACGCCCGCGCTCACCAGGGTGGCTGGCTCAAGTCAGCGAAGAACTCCCACGAAGCGCGCGGTAAAACGCTGGGTATCGTTGGCTATGGCAGCATCGGTGCGCAGCTTTCGGTGCTGGCCGAATCGCTCGGCTTTAACGTCATTTACTATGATGTTATCACCAAGCTGGGTATGGGTAATGCAAGCCAGGTGGCAAACCTTGAAGAACTCCTGGGCCGCTCTGATGTGATCAGCCTGCACGTGCCTGACCTAGCCTCTACCCGCTGGATGATCGGCGCGAAAGAGATCGCCGCCATGAAACCGGGCGCGATCTTTATTAACGCCTCCCGCGGTAGCGTCGTTGAAATCGAGCCGCTTGCCGAAGCGCTGAAAGCGGGCAATCTCAACGGTGCGGCGATTGACGTCTTCCCGGTAGAGCCGAAAGGCAATGAAGAAGAGTTTGAGAGCCCGCTACGCGGTCTGGAAAACGTGATTCTGACCCCGCATATCGGTGGCTCTACCCTGGAAGCCCAGGAGAACATCGGTATCGAAGTGTCAGAAAAACTGATCACTTACTCCGATAACGGTACCACTGTGACCTCGGTCAACTTCCCCGAAGTGGCGCTGCCCGCCCACCCGGACAAGCACCGTTTGCTGCATATTCACGAAAATGTGCCTGGCGTGCTGTCGCAGATTAACCGCGTGCTGTCTGAAAACGACATCAATATCTCGGGTCAGTACCTGCAGACCAACGAGAAAGTCGGCTATGTAGTCATCGATGTCGATAAAGCCTACGGCCCCCAAGCGCTGGAAGCGTTGCGTGAGGTAGATCACACGCTGAAAATTCGTGCGCTCTACTCGTCGCATAATAGCTAA
- the dxs gene encoding 1-deoxy-D-xylulose-5-phosphate synthase, with amino-acid sequence MPMKLFDEIPRERPTTPLLDSFDHPAALQAMNATQLAQLADELRAYLLYSVGVSGGHFGAGLGVVELSVALHHAFNTPHDRLVWDVGHQAYPHKILTGRRETMLSIRQHGGLAAFPRRAESEYDTFGVGHSSTSISAALGMALAAKAQGDKRHVCAIIGDGALTAGMAFEALAHAGHVDANLLVVLNDNEMSISENVGGMATYLARVLSSKPYLKIREESKKVLSHLPGALELARRTEEHMKGMVSPATLFEEMGFNYVGPIDGHDLDALTHTLENLRDLDGPQFLHIKTVKGKGFLPAEADQIGYHAITKLEKPSAAAQTEAAKKPIIKETAAKKKYCNVFGDWLCDMAATDPRLMGITPAMREGSDLIRFSKEYPQRYFDVAIAEQHAVTLAAGMACEGMKPVVAIYSTFLQRGYDQLIHDVAVQNLDVTFAIDRAGLVGEDGPTHHGSMDLSFLRCVPGMVIMAPADEAECRAMLSAAYHHPGPAAVRYPRGTGPGVKIPTHLEPLTIGKAEVRRQAANDGVRIALLAFGSLNSAAAEVAERLNATHINMRSIKPLDRDALLHAADEHELLVTLEENVIAGGAGSAVNELLHAEGVQVEVLNLGLPDAFVEHGTPAQLLADCQLDIDGIERAIRARLP; translated from the coding sequence ATGCCCATGAAGCTGTTCGACGAAATCCCACGCGAGCGCCCCACGACGCCGCTGCTCGACTCCTTTGACCACCCCGCCGCGCTGCAGGCCATGAACGCCACCCAGCTCGCCCAACTGGCCGACGAGCTACGCGCTTACCTGCTCTATAGCGTGGGCGTTTCCGGCGGCCACTTTGGCGCCGGGCTCGGTGTGGTCGAGTTGAGCGTTGCCCTGCACCACGCCTTTAATACGCCACACGACCGCTTAGTCTGGGACGTTGGCCACCAGGCTTATCCGCATAAGATTCTCACCGGCCGCCGCGAGACGATGCTCAGTATTCGCCAGCATGGCGGCTTGGCAGCGTTCCCGCGCCGCGCCGAGTCCGAGTACGACACTTTCGGTGTGGGCCACTCCAGCACATCGATTTCAGCGGCGCTGGGCATGGCACTGGCAGCCAAAGCACAGGGCGATAAGCGACACGTATGTGCGATTATCGGCGACGGCGCGCTTACCGCGGGCATGGCTTTCGAAGCTTTGGCCCACGCGGGTCACGTGGATGCCAACCTGCTGGTGGTCCTCAACGACAACGAGATGTCGATTTCCGAGAACGTCGGCGGCATGGCGACCTACCTAGCCCGGGTGCTCTCCAGCAAGCCCTACCTGAAAATACGCGAAGAGAGCAAAAAAGTGCTTTCGCACCTGCCTGGCGCACTGGAACTTGCCCGGCGCACTGAAGAGCATATGAAAGGCATGGTCAGCCCCGCCACGCTGTTTGAAGAGATGGGCTTTAACTACGTAGGCCCCATCGATGGCCACGATCTCGACGCGTTAACCCATACGCTGGAAAACCTGCGCGACCTCGACGGCCCGCAGTTTTTGCATATCAAAACGGTGAAAGGCAAAGGCTTCCTCCCCGCCGAAGCGGATCAAATTGGCTACCACGCCATTACCAAGCTGGAAAAACCCAGCGCTGCGGCTCAAACCGAGGCGGCCAAAAAGCCCATCATTAAAGAGACGGCAGCGAAGAAAAAATACTGCAATGTGTTCGGCGACTGGCTATGCGATATGGCCGCTACCGATCCGCGCCTGATGGGCATTACCCCCGCCATGCGCGAAGGCTCCGATCTGATTCGCTTTTCAAAAGAGTACCCTCAGCGCTATTTCGATGTGGCGATCGCCGAGCAGCACGCGGTAACGCTCGCCGCGGGGATGGCCTGCGAAGGCATGAAGCCAGTGGTAGCGATTTACTCCACCTTTCTACAGCGCGGTTACGATCAGTTGATTCATGACGTTGCGGTACAAAATCTCGACGTCACCTTTGCCATTGACCGCGCGGGCTTAGTAGGCGAAGACGGCCCCACGCACCACGGCAGCATGGATCTCTCCTTTCTGCGCTGCGTGCCCGGCATGGTGATTATGGCCCCGGCGGATGAAGCCGAGTGCCGCGCCATGCTCAGTGCCGCCTATCATCACCCCGGTCCTGCTGCGGTGCGCTATCCCCGTGGCACCGGCCCAGGCGTAAAAATTCCTACACACCTTGAGCCGCTGACCATCGGTAAGGCCGAGGTGCGACGCCAGGCCGCCAACGACGGTGTGCGCATTGCGCTGCTCGCCTTTGGCAGCCTCAACAGCGCCGCAGCGGAAGTCGCCGAACGGCTCAATGCGACTCACATCAATATGCGCTCCATCAAACCGCTGGATCGCGATGCGCTGCTGCACGCCGCCGACGAGCACGAACTACTGGTGACCCTGGAAGAGAACGTGATTGCCGGTGGTGCGGGTAGTGCTGTGAATGAGCTACTCCACGCCGAAGGCGTTCAAGTGGAAGTGCTCAATCTTGGCCTGCCGGACGCTTTTGTAGAGCACGGCACGCCAGCTCAGCTGCTTGCCGATTGTCAGTTGGATATCGACGGCATTGAGCGCGCCATACGCGCTCGACTTCCATAA
- a CDS encoding fumarylacetoacetate hydrolase family protein, translating to MTFLPHFIDGSTYKHTLGKIVCVGRNYAEHARELKNPVPSEPILFIKPSTSATSIEKSIKVPFSRGDVHFETELALLIGRPLQEASPRQAEQAIVGLGLALDLTLRELQSSLKEKGHPWEIAKGFDGACPLSPFIKLDRVPNWEDMNFSLEIDGVLRQQGNTAEMLFPVPHLLAEMSRQFTLEPGDIVLTGTPAGVGVLKLGSLLRFQLGEELIITSEVAAN from the coding sequence ATGACTTTTTTACCTCACTTCATTGACGGCTCCACCTACAAGCACACTCTAGGGAAAATAGTCTGTGTCGGTAGAAATTATGCTGAGCATGCCAGAGAGTTGAAAAATCCTGTGCCCAGCGAGCCCATTTTATTTATTAAACCCTCAACGTCAGCTACCTCCATTGAGAAAAGTATCAAAGTACCCTTTTCACGTGGAGATGTGCATTTTGAAACCGAGCTGGCCCTGCTAATCGGCAGGCCTCTCCAGGAGGCTTCGCCTAGACAAGCAGAACAAGCAATTGTTGGTCTCGGTTTGGCGCTAGATCTTACGCTTCGAGAACTCCAGTCCAGCTTAAAAGAAAAGGGGCACCCTTGGGAAATTGCCAAGGGCTTTGACGGAGCATGCCCACTATCACCATTTATCAAACTCGACCGTGTCCCGAACTGGGAAGATATGAACTTTAGCTTGGAAATAGATGGCGTGCTTCGTCAACAAGGCAACACCGCTGAAATGCTATTTCCTGTGCCACATTTGCTGGCAGAGATGAGCCGCCAATTCACACTGGAGCCCGGCGACATCGTTCTAACAGGCACTCCGGCTGGAGTTGGCGTGCTCAAACTAGGCTCCCTATTGCGATTTCAACTGGGAGAAGAGCTCATCATTACGTCTGAGGTTGCAGCGAACTAA
- the ydiJ gene encoding D-2-hydroxyglutarate dehydrogenase YdiJ: MIALLSPIDNLDAAYLYFFESLKEYGFEGEIAPDYANRTVLATDNSIYQRLPQAAIYPKHAEDLERLTRLAAQTTHRSIVLTPRGGGTGTNGQSLTDGIVVDVSRHMNKIIEIDVEARRVRVQAGVVKDQLNAALKPHGLFFAPELSTSNRATIGGMISTDASGQGSCEYGKTRDHVLELDTILIGGKHLQSRVLTQDEEQAECQQEGILGRVHTTAAEIIDQQRDLIAAKFPPLNRCLTGYDLAHLRDDEGQLNLNSLLCGSEGSLGFLNEAVLNVLPIPKHATLVNVRYTSFMDALRDAKALMTASAKPTSIETIDDSVLQLAMEDFVWDSVAEFFPATANTAIRGINLIEFNDDDESALTERVRAFTEHLSQDTTVERLGYTLAEGRSQIQKVYGMRKRSVGLLGNVQGEKRPIPFVEDTAVPPEHLAEFIAEFRAALDARGLSYGMFGHVDAGVLHVRPAIDMKDPEQEKLIRAVSDEVAALTQKYGGLLWGEHGKGVRSEYSPTFFGELYPSLQRVKAAFDPYNQLNPGKIASPAENGELIAKDSDPDLLKVDGVPMRGQFDRTIDERAWQAYDAAVYCNGNGACYNYDLDDPMCPSWKATRDRRHSPKGRASLIREWLRLQSKAGIDVVEESRKKKAEGGWGFIKRFPLRVANTLSRKQHHDYSHDVYDAMAGCLACKSCAGQCPVKVNVPQFRSQFLEVYHGRYLRPLRDYVIGGTEFMLPTLAKAAPLYNAVIGQRWVEQLMRRTLGMSDSPALSRASVKKQLNAWGVAEATPLSLALLTEQQRANSVIIVQDAFTTHFEAKLVMDVVELLSRLNLRVFVMPYSANGKPLQVQGFLGAFERTAAKQAERLRTLARFDIPMVGIDPAMTLTYRQEYVKALGDEAVPEVLMLQEWLATRINTLAPNQLKLTDPGFKLLSHCTEKTNAPGSPKAWQQVFAAFGLELELVATGCCGMSGTYGHETRNAATSKTIYAQSWQPQVEAKNNAGKLLATGYSCRSQVKRYSAKGVLHPLQALLNSLKHYT, encoded by the coding sequence ATGATTGCACTTTTGTCCCCTATCGATAATCTAGACGCAGCTTACCTATACTTTTTTGAGTCCTTAAAAGAATATGGCTTTGAAGGCGAAATCGCGCCCGATTACGCCAACCGCACGGTACTGGCGACGGATAACTCGATCTACCAGCGTCTCCCCCAAGCGGCAATCTATCCCAAGCATGCCGAAGACCTAGAGCGCCTTACCCGGCTGGCCGCGCAAACCACTCACAGAAGCATTGTATTAACGCCCAGAGGCGGCGGCACCGGCACCAACGGCCAGTCACTCACCGACGGTATCGTGGTGGATGTCTCCCGCCACATGAACAAGATCATTGAGATTGACGTGGAAGCTCGGCGGGTGCGCGTCCAGGCAGGCGTGGTGAAGGATCAATTAAACGCGGCGCTCAAGCCCCATGGGCTGTTTTTCGCTCCGGAGCTTTCGACCTCTAATCGCGCCACTATAGGCGGCATGATCTCTACCGATGCCAGCGGCCAGGGCAGCTGCGAATACGGTAAAACCCGCGACCATGTGTTAGAGCTCGATACGATTCTGATCGGTGGAAAGCACCTGCAAAGCCGCGTGTTAACACAAGATGAAGAGCAGGCTGAGTGCCAGCAGGAAGGCATTCTGGGCCGCGTTCATACCACCGCTGCCGAGATTATTGACCAACAGCGCGACTTGATTGCAGCCAAGTTCCCGCCGCTCAACCGCTGCTTAACCGGCTACGATTTGGCTCACCTGCGCGACGACGAGGGGCAGCTCAACCTCAACAGCCTGCTGTGCGGCTCGGAAGGCTCGCTGGGCTTTTTAAACGAAGCCGTCCTCAATGTATTGCCGATTCCCAAGCACGCCACCCTGGTCAACGTTCGCTATACCAGCTTTATGGATGCGTTGCGGGATGCAAAGGCATTAATGACTGCCAGCGCGAAGCCTACCTCGATTGAGACCATCGACGACAGCGTGCTGCAACTGGCCATGGAGGACTTTGTCTGGGACAGCGTGGCGGAGTTCTTCCCGGCGACCGCTAACACGGCGATTCGCGGCATTAACCTGATCGAATTTAATGACGACGATGAGAGCGCCCTCACCGAACGGGTACGCGCCTTCACCGAGCATCTAAGCCAAGATACCACCGTCGAACGCCTGGGCTACACCCTGGCCGAGGGGCGCAGTCAGATCCAGAAAGTCTACGGAATGCGCAAGCGCTCGGTGGGTTTGCTCGGCAATGTGCAGGGCGAGAAACGGCCGATTCCGTTTGTCGAAGATACCGCCGTACCGCCGGAGCACTTGGCCGAGTTTATCGCCGAGTTTCGCGCCGCGCTGGATGCCCGAGGGCTCTCTTACGGGATGTTTGGCCATGTAGACGCTGGTGTACTGCACGTGCGCCCCGCCATCGATATGAAGGATCCCGAGCAGGAAAAACTGATACGTGCGGTGTCCGATGAAGTGGCGGCGCTGACCCAGAAATATGGCGGTCTGCTGTGGGGCGAACACGGCAAGGGCGTACGCTCCGAATATTCGCCTACGTTCTTTGGCGAACTCTATCCCAGCCTACAGCGGGTAAAAGCGGCTTTTGACCCCTATAACCAGCTTAACCCCGGCAAAATAGCTTCACCTGCCGAAAACGGCGAACTAATCGCCAAAGATAGCGACCCCGATTTGTTGAAGGTCGATGGTGTGCCCATGCGCGGCCAGTTTGATCGCACCATCGATGAGCGTGCCTGGCAGGCCTACGACGCCGCGGTGTACTGCAACGGTAACGGCGCCTGCTACAACTATGACCTTGATGACCCCATGTGCCCATCGTGGAAAGCGACGCGGGATCGCCGCCACTCGCCCAAAGGCCGCGCCAGCCTGATCCGCGAGTGGCTACGCCTGCAGTCCAAAGCGGGCATCGACGTGGTGGAAGAGTCACGCAAGAAGAAAGCCGAAGGTGGCTGGGGCTTTATTAAACGCTTTCCGCTGCGGGTGGCGAACACCCTAAGCCGCAAGCAGCACCACGACTACTCCCACGACGTTTATGACGCCATGGCGGGCTGTTTGGCGTGTAAGTCCTGCGCGGGACAGTGCCCGGTTAAGGTCAACGTCCCTCAGTTCCGTTCACAGTTTTTGGAGGTCTACCACGGCCGCTACCTGCGCCCGCTGCGCGACTACGTGATTGGCGGAACTGAATTTATGCTTCCCACTCTGGCCAAGGCTGCGCCACTGTATAACGCCGTGATTGGCCAGCGCTGGGTAGAGCAACTGATGCGTCGCACACTGGGCATGAGCGACTCCCCGGCGCTTTCGCGGGCCAGCGTTAAAAAGCAGCTCAACGCCTGGGGCGTCGCCGAAGCAACGCCGCTCTCACTGGCCCTGTTAACCGAACAGCAGCGCGCCAATAGCGTGATTATTGTCCAGGACGCCTTTACCACCCACTTTGAAGCCAAGCTGGTCATGGACGTGGTAGAGCTACTCTCGCGTCTCAATCTACGCGTGTTCGTGATGCCCTATTCGGCGAACGGTAAACCACTCCAGGTTCAGGGCTTCTTGGGCGCCTTCGAGCGCACCGCCGCCAAGCAGGCCGAACGGCTACGCACGTTGGCCCGCTTTGATATCCCCATGGTGGGCATCGACCCGGCGATGACGCTCACCTATCGCCAGGAGTACGTCAAAGCGCTAGGCGATGAGGCGGTGCCGGAGGTGCTGATGCTACAGGAGTGGCTGGCGACCCGGATAAACACGCTTGCGCCCAACCAGCTTAAGCTAACCGACCCAGGTTTTAAGCTGCTCTCCCACTGCACCGAGAAAACCAACGCGCCGGGCAGTCCCAAAGCGTGGCAGCAGGTGTTTGCGGCGTTTGGGTTGGAGCTTGAGCTAGTGGCCACCGGCTGCTGCGGTATGTCCGGCACCTACGGCCACGAAACCCGCAACGCCGCTACGTCAAAAACGATCTATGCCCAGTCGTGGCAGCCCCAAGTGGAAGCCAAAAACAACGCAGGCAAGTTGCTAGCCACGGGCTATTCCTGCCGCAGTCAGGTAAAGCGCTATTCAGCGAAAGGGGTTCTTCATCCGCTGCAAGCCTTGCTGAACTCACTCAAACACTACACCTAG
- a CDS encoding hydroxyacid dehydrogenase, whose translation MTVSTYVSNSPMPSASVKSVFRLDVWYNPIMEQIFKHRTDYKLTTLATDADDANVQKVLGKAHAYQISSAKDETPLHWRANAALLAKTPKLLCVSTSGAGYDTVDVDACTQAGVLVLCQSGANAVSVAEHTIGLMISLSKRLSESDRRLRNETGFSRESLMGKELCGKTLGLVGIGHIGSRVARLANALDMRVLAVDPELDALTVANRGAEKVALDVLLAESDFVSLHCPRNESTEKMFDASTFQVMKPGSIFVTTARGGIHSESALQEALEAGHLAGAGLDVWDVEPPPLDHPLLAMPNVVATYHTAGVTHEARRNIASWAAEQLINTLDGNMPARLVNPEAWEKYSERYEKIFGHKCAEWNSNL comes from the coding sequence ATGACAGTATCTACCTATGTTTCAAACAGCCCTATGCCTTCAGCATCCGTCAAGTCAGTGTTTCGCCTTGATGTTTGGTATAACCCAATAATGGAGCAAATATTCAAGCACAGGACGGACTATAAGCTGACAACATTGGCTACGGATGCTGATGATGCCAATGTCCAAAAAGTACTTGGCAAGGCTCATGCTTATCAGATTTCCTCTGCAAAAGATGAGACGCCTTTACATTGGCGCGCCAATGCAGCGTTACTGGCTAAGACACCCAAGCTGCTTTGTGTCTCAACGTCGGGGGCAGGTTACGACACGGTGGATGTCGACGCGTGTACGCAGGCGGGTGTGCTTGTGTTGTGTCAATCGGGGGCGAACGCTGTATCAGTAGCGGAACATACCATCGGACTAATGATTTCTTTATCAAAGCGCCTCAGTGAGTCAGACCGCCGATTACGCAACGAAACTGGCTTCAGTCGTGAAAGCTTGATGGGCAAAGAACTGTGTGGAAAAACGCTAGGCCTAGTCGGAATAGGCCATATTGGGAGCCGTGTTGCTAGGCTTGCAAATGCGCTCGATATGCGGGTACTAGCTGTTGATCCAGAGCTAGACGCTTTAACTGTTGCCAATAGAGGCGCTGAAAAGGTGGCACTAGACGTGCTGTTAGCAGAGTCTGATTTCGTTTCACTGCATTGCCCGCGTAACGAAAGTACAGAAAAAATGTTTGATGCCTCAACATTCCAAGTAATGAAGCCCGGCTCAATCTTTGTAACAACAGCACGAGGCGGAATCCACTCGGAGTCAGCCTTGCAAGAAGCTTTAGAGGCAGGGCATTTAGCGGGTGCTGGTCTTGACGTTTGGGATGTAGAACCGCCCCCACTAGACCACCCTCTGTTGGCTATGCCCAATGTGGTAGCCACTTATCATACCGCAGGAGTGACCCATGAAGCCCGTAGAAACATAGCCTCGTGGGCCGCAGAACAGTTGATCAATACGCTCGATGGAAATATGCCGGCGCGACTTGTTAACCCTGAAGCATGGGAAAAATACTCTGAACGCTACGAAAAAATATTTGGTCATAAATGCGCGGAATGGAATTCTAACTTGTAA
- a CDS encoding alpha-hydroxy acid oxidase, which yields MCAANNNQEKPANLLTNTHQTCPRLASILNLHEFEKAAKRHLPHSIFSYIANTAEDGRTARSNATSFEKLEFIPRALVNVTNVSQKTSILGTTYEAPFGIAPMGLAALSAYRGDLVMASAAEQAGIPMIMSGSSLIRMETLAQQSPATWFQAYLPAGREAIKALVERVREAGFNHLVITVDVPVATNPDNNRRAGFSSPLRPSIKLAWDGLTHPRWFFSTFFRTIAKHGLPHFENNYASRGAPIFSASVNRDISDRGGLDWEDLAYIRELWTGNLTLKGVLNVDDAVRAYKVGVDALIVSNHGGRQLDGAVSPLTVLPSIVNAVGDIPVMIDSGFRRGTDVLKALALGASFVFIGRPFGYAAAVAGEEGVKHAATLLRNEIARDMALLGITDLKQLNTSFIYNQPNTQR from the coding sequence ATGTGTGCCGCAAATAACAATCAAGAAAAGCCAGCCAATCTTTTAACAAATACCCACCAAACGTGCCCTCGACTAGCCTCTATTTTGAACTTACATGAGTTTGAAAAGGCTGCTAAGCGACATTTACCCCACTCAATCTTTTCGTATATTGCCAATACGGCAGAGGATGGGAGAACAGCACGGTCTAACGCCACGTCCTTTGAGAAGCTTGAATTTATCCCCCGCGCGTTGGTGAATGTAACAAACGTTTCTCAGAAAACGTCCATATTAGGTACAACTTACGAAGCTCCCTTTGGTATTGCACCAATGGGGCTAGCTGCGCTATCAGCCTATCGTGGAGACTTGGTAATGGCGAGTGCAGCAGAACAGGCTGGCATTCCTATGATCATGAGTGGATCATCCTTGATACGAATGGAAACACTCGCTCAGCAATCACCAGCTACATGGTTCCAGGCATATCTGCCAGCAGGACGGGAGGCCATCAAAGCGCTCGTCGAACGCGTTCGAGAAGCAGGCTTTAATCATTTAGTGATTACGGTAGATGTACCAGTGGCAACCAATCCCGATAACAACCGACGAGCCGGTTTTTCATCACCGCTTCGACCTAGCATCAAGCTAGCATGGGATGGCCTAACTCATCCACGCTGGTTTTTTTCGACATTTTTTCGAACTATTGCCAAACATGGATTGCCCCATTTTGAGAACAATTACGCCAGTCGTGGAGCTCCCATTTTTTCTGCCAGTGTCAATCGTGATATTTCAGATCGAGGAGGGTTAGATTGGGAAGACCTTGCTTACATACGTGAACTTTGGACGGGCAATCTCACCCTCAAAGGGGTTTTAAACGTTGATGATGCAGTGCGTGCCTATAAAGTTGGTGTTGACGCTTTGATAGTGTCAAACCATGGCGGACGCCAGTTAGATGGAGCGGTATCCCCTTTAACGGTGCTGCCGTCTATTGTGAATGCCGTAGGTGATATTCCCGTGATGATAGACAGTGGCTTTCGTCGCGGCACAGACGTTTTAAAAGCGTTGGCGTTAGGCGCTAGCTTCGTTTTTATTGGAAGGCCATTTGGGTATGCTGCTGCCGTGGCGGGTGAAGAAGGCGTCAAACATGCAGCCACTCTTTTGCGAAATGAAATAGCGAGGGATATGGCATTGCTGGGCATTACGGATCTAAAGCAGCTGAATACTAGTTTTATTTATAACCAGCCTAACACTCAACGGTAA
- the ispA gene encoding (2E,6E)-farnesyl diphosphate synthase: MVAMQPNQLATVRQSSNARVDATLAALFDSRPAVAPRLEAAMRHGLLAGGKRLRPLLVYMAGHALGAKDDALDAPAAAIELIHAYSLIHDDLPAMDDDDLRRGQPTVHKAFDEASAILAGDALQALAFEVLASNAHPRLGHLVHTLASASGRDGMVAGQALDLDAVGGHPDVDALAHMHAHKTGALIVAAVRLGGLVAVEDTDPRLTALTRYARAIGLAFQVHDDILDVTGDTVTLGKTSGADAARAKPTYPSLLGLEGAQRKAHSLIDEAIAALAPLGERAAPLADLAHYMIERDH, translated from the coding sequence ATGGTAGCCATGCAGCCTAACCAGCTTGCCACCGTGCGCCAGTCCAGCAATGCCCGCGTGGACGCCACGCTAGCCGCTCTGTTTGATAGCCGCCCTGCAGTAGCACCTCGGCTTGAGGCCGCTATGCGCCATGGCCTGCTGGCTGGCGGCAAACGCCTGCGCCCGCTGCTGGTGTATATGGCTGGCCACGCGCTAGGGGCAAAAGACGATGCCCTGGATGCGCCCGCCGCAGCGATTGAGTTAATCCACGCTTACTCATTGATCCATGATGATCTACCGGCCATGGATGACGACGACCTTCGCCGTGGTCAGCCTACTGTGCATAAAGCCTTTGATGAAGCGAGTGCGATTCTGGCCGGAGATGCCCTGCAGGCGCTGGCCTTCGAAGTGCTGGCCAGCAATGCACATCCGCGACTGGGCCATTTGGTGCACACCCTGGCCTCCGCCTCTGGACGTGATGGCATGGTGGCGGGGCAGGCGCTGGATTTAGACGCCGTCGGAGGCCACCCGGATGTGGATGCCCTGGCCCATATGCACGCCCATAAAACTGGCGCCCTCATTGTCGCCGCTGTGCGCTTGGGGGGACTGGTAGCCGTTGAAGACACAGACCCTCGCTTAACGGCGCTTACTCGCTACGCCCGCGCCATTGGTCTAGCCTTTCAGGTTCACGACGATATCCTGGATGTGACCGGCGACACCGTTACCCTAGGCAAAACGTCAGGCGCCGATGCCGCACGAGCCAAGCCCACCTACCCCAGCCTGCTGGGGTTAGAGGGCGCTCAACGCAAAGCGCACAGCCTGATCGACGAGGCCATTGCCGCGCTCGCCCCACTGGGCGAACGTGCTGCACCGCTGGCCGACTTAGCCCACTATATGATCGAGCGCGACCACTAA
- a CDS encoding exodeoxyribonuclease VII small subunit produces the protein MSDTTSPPQDFAATVEQLETIVERLESGELSLEDALTAFEQGVRLTRDAQQRLDSAELKVRALSEDSEGRLNVTPFAGPDDPKDAAEDDSKETPPW, from the coding sequence ATGAGCGACACGACATCACCCCCGCAGGACTTTGCCGCGACGGTTGAGCAACTCGAAACCATCGTTGAACGTCTAGAGTCAGGCGAGCTCTCATTGGAAGATGCACTGACCGCGTTTGAACAAGGCGTGCGGCTGACCCGCGATGCCCAGCAGCGCCTGGATAGCGCCGAACTCAAGGTTCGGGCGCTGAGTGAAGACAGCGAAGGACGTTTAAACGTAACGCCCTTCGCTGGCCCCGACGACCCCAAGGATGCGGCCGAGGATGACAGCAAGGAGACGCCCCCATGGTAG